TGATGACTTCAATTCCCTCCTCAAGACAAAGAACCATGCAAatgtgaaaaagaaaacttcaatAATGAAGAATGCACCAATAAACCCATAGAAGTAGAACCATTTTGGCTCCTCCTGACTAGGCTTATGTAAGTAACTGGGATTTTGTTCCGTGAATATTGTGCTTATAGGACCACATACAGGCTTACGTGGTGCAGAATCAAGCACATTGGACTGCGGAATCTGAAGTTTTGATGTGTCCAAACTTGATGGGAGTTTGATGTACATTGTGCGCACAGTGGGCGTTGGGAAAGACCTTCCATTGAAGAGAAGAGATTTTGGATAGCACGTACCATTTCCTTCCTGATACTGAAACCCCTTGCAGGTGCAGTCATCTCTGCAAACGTTCTGACAGATTTCTCTTGACACTTTTTCAATACGTTGCTGATCAGATCCCCAGTAATCAGTGTTTCGAAGTTCCAAAAAAGTCAAATTTTGTTCCCCTTGGCATGATATATCAAAAATAGGCATGCAACCTTGTGTCCAGTTACCTGGGTTCCTCATCTTATAGCCAGGCGGGCAAGAACATGTCGGTGCGGGCGAGTAGTGGCAGATTCCATAGGGGCCGCACAACCCATGAGTCATGCATGGTTGGAATTCAGCAATCCATGAAACTGTCCATTTTTTGTCTGAATTATTCAAGCTGTAGAGCCTAACATTCCCATCATTATCCAATTTAAGCCTCCTCTTAATCCCAGCGCCCGTATCAGAGGCATAACGCACACGACTACTCTTAGCAAAGTCGCTCGAAAAGATCTCCCCGGAGTCATCAAGGCTTGCTATTCTAGTACTGTTGTACAAGTTTCTGTTGTTCTCGTAGTACATGAAATCAGGATCTGGCCAGTACACGCTGGTCATGTTGGCATTATCGTATATGAGCGACAGCATCGACTGGTCGCTGAAACGGAAGGTGTAGTGGCCGGGAACATGCAACTGATCAGTGGTGGAGACTAACTTGGACGCGTCCGTGATGCGCTGCGTGGGGAGGAACGTGTCGGTCGGCGAGTCGAAGCTCTGCCAGACGACGTCGCCGCTGGAGTTCTTGAGGACGAGGTTGCCAGTGTCCAGCAGCTGGGCGTACTCGGCGGACTTGGCGTCGGCCTGCCACACCACCGTGCCGTCGTAGTCGGTGAGCACCATGGCGCCGTCCTTGcgcagggtggcggcggcgccccaggCGTGCACGGGGGTGCCGCGGTTGGCGCTCCAGACCacggccgcctcgtcgtcggTGTACCATACCGAGAAGGTGAAGGCGTCTTTGTAGACGCGGTGGAAGCCGCAGGAGAATGTGCGGTCCGGTGACCGGAGGGTATGGGTGTCGTGGTCCTCGACGGCGATCGAGGATTTCCGGCGCAGGGTGTCGCGAGCTGCGGCGCCGATCAGGGGTGGAGAGGAAAGCATCAAGGTActggagaggaggagagcgagGAGCTGAGCGGACATGGCCGGCTGCATGGGTGGTATGAGCTTCGGAGCTGGGATGAGCATGGCTGGACTAGTAGTACTTCATTGCAGGTGCAGGTGCTTCATTTTGAATTGTATatggttgttgttgttcctgGTCAAAAACAAACACAGGGCCGCTGGAGCCACGGCGTGTTGGAATATTTCTTTGTAGCTTGTGACTTTGTAAAACTTATCCAGCAAGCGGAGGAGATGAACTCGTATCTAGTTGGACTTTTGCATGCCGACGAGAGATGAAAAATTGATGGTATGGCAAAACAACCGATTGTA
This sequence is a window from Setaria italica strain Yugu1 chromosome III, Setaria_italica_v2.0, whole genome shotgun sequence. Protein-coding genes within it:
- the LOC101761064 gene encoding putative receptor protein kinase ZmPK1; protein product: MLIPAPKLIPPMQPAMSAQLLALLLSSTLMLSSPPLIGAAARDTLRRKSSIAVEDHDTHTLRSPDRTFSCGFHRVYKDAFTFSVWYTDDEAAVVWSANRGTPVHAWGAAATLRKDGAMVLTDYDGTVVWQADAKSAEYAQLLDTGNLVLKNSSGDVVWQSFDSPTDTFLPTQRITDASKLVSTTDQLHVPGHYTFRFSDQSMLSLIYDNANMTSVYWPDPDFMYYENNRNLYNSTRIASLDDSGEIFSSDFAKSSRVRYASDTGAGIKRRLKLDNDGNVRLYSLNNSDKKWTVSWIAEFQPCMTHGLCGPYGICHYSPAPTCSCPPGYKMRNPGNWTQGCMPIFDISCQGEQNLTFLELRNTDYWGSDQQRIEKVSREICQNVCRDDCTCKGFQYQEGNGTCYPKSLLFNGRSFPTPTVRTMYIKLPSSLDTSKLQIPQSNVLDSAPRKPVCGPISTIFTEQNPSYLHKPSQEEPKWFYFYGFIGAFFIIEVFFFTFAWFFVLRRELKSSQVWAAEEGYKMMTNHFRMYSYRELAKATEKFAHELGWGGTGVAYKGILDDDRLVVVKKLGNIRHSREEFNDELHVIARINHMNLVRIYGFCSERSHRMLVLEYAEKGSLAHILFKSKISLEWNQRFNIALGVAKGLAYLHHECLEWIIHCNLKPENILLDQDLEPKITDFGLAKLVNRSGDNQNVTRARGTIGYIAPEWISGLPITAKVDVYSYGVVLLELVSGTRVFDLVKGEDEKVHVMLKKFIKMLSYRLDREEPFWIAEFVDFRLGGEFDYSQAKALIKLSVSCLEEERKKRPTMESVVESLLSVDLAATANH